The DNA window aagcagaagaccaccacatccttgtggtcgaggccggagtcccccagggcggagcagaagaccaccacgaccgtgtggtcagggcggaagccccccagggcagagcagaagaccaccacctccgtgtggtcgagaccggagtctcccagggcggcgcagaagacctcCACAACCGTGTagtcagggcggagcagaagaccaccacatccttgtggtcgaggcaggagtcccccagggtggagcagaagaccaccacaaccgggTGGGCAGGGCGGAAgcctcccagggcggagcagaagaccaccacatccgtgcggccagaccaacgggaggacgaaactctggtaatcctatGGAGtttctactggattccagaagattggtgctgacttgactctgctcatgaagattattggtgacttgcatttgttcatgaaaatcCCTGATgtcttgactcagtccttgaagatcaccggtgacttgactcagtccttgaagatcaccggtgacttgactcagtccttgaagatcaccattgacttgactttgtccttgaagatcaccagtgacttgactctgtccttgaagatcaccagtgacttgactcagtccttgaagatcaccagtgacttgacttgactctggaaggtcaacggtgactagccctgattctggaaggtcataggtgactaaccctgactctggaaggtcaacggtgactaaccctgactctggaaggtcgacagtgactaaccctgactctggaaggtcaacggtcactaaccctgactctggaaggccaagGGTGACTAACCctaactctggagggtccatgagcacctgactcaactctggcgGGTCAACCGGAACGTGATTCAATTCTGAAAATTCAACGGTcacctgacttgactctagaaggtcaacaggaactagccctgactctggaaggacaacggtgactaaccctgactctggaaggtcgatggcgactaaccctgactctggagggtccatgtgCACCTGGCTCGACTTtagagggtccatgagcacctgactcgactcttgaAGGTCAACCgaaatctgacttgattctggggaatcaactggaacgtgactcgactctggagggtcaactgtgactaaccctgactctagaAGGTCGACGgcgactaaccctgactctggagatCGACTctggaaacagagactgacagcatgACATTTACACGCTGAAAGACCGAAcatgcaggaaaccttcatccagcaccggataccttccttgggccgagtgcttGGACCTTacaatgaccatggtgttggtgtgcttgactggccagcaaactcaccagacctgaaccccacagagaatctatgggctattgtcaataggaaaatgagaaataagagaccagaaaatgcagatgagctgaaggccactgtcaaagaaacctgggcttccataccgccttagcagtgccacaaactgatcacctccacgccACGCCAAATTaaggcagtaattaaagtaaaagtagcccctaccaagtattgaataGATGTGAAGTAAATGGACATACTTTCcaaaaggccaacaattcactaaaaatgttttattttttgttggccttatgaagtattctaattggttgagatagtgaattggtggggttttgttaaatgtgggccaaaatcatcacaattaaaagaaccaaagacttaaactacttcagtctgtgtgcactgaattcatttaatactcgtttcacaatttaagttgaattacttaaataaattaacttttccacgacattctaattaattaagatgcacctgtatatggtgcaaaataaataataataatagggagCCCTACACATAATTATTATGGGCCTAAAGGACAAGGAATGCAGCTCTAACATGCTACTGGGAAAAATCTAATGTTCCAAGTGcaaatcagtccaaaaataagtaaatattatccttaaaaaaataatcggTGTAGTgcaataacaaatataaataaatagtgcaATGCATAAGCAAtataagtaaaacaaataaattgtgcAGAAACTATTTGTGTGCAATGTATTCAATTTTTGtccaaaatattcacaaaaatcaTGCAAAAAATACAACACAGTCAGTTCTGTCTTATTATAAACAGATATGTGCATTAGACTGAACACTGAACAAGCCTTTTTAAATTGGATGCTTATgatgacattaaaaataattaaagagtAACAATAATGCTAAGAGAAAATCACTCATTGTTCTTAATATTTAATACACTCTTTGTTTACTGCTTGAAATATATTTTCCTCcttctttattaaataatatttgccTGCATGTTTTGAAActattaaaatgaacatttatgaAAGTGTTAATAAAAGCCAAAGAGTTCAACTTTTAACCCTCATGTTAATCTGACATATTTTATGAATGTAATAACACTCTAAATTTAAATAACTAACAATGTTCATTTGAGAACTCCTAAAACATTACTCTTGACATAATTcttgactttatttttaatttttgtacattgtaaaaatattttcccAGCACCAAAATCACTTCACACTGAATGCTTTCAAGACATGTAACAACGTTcttacaaaaattaaaacatcatactgtaaaaacaaaacaagacaaactaCATGTACTCTGAATGTTATAAGTTAATAATGCTTAAATTTATCAGCTTAAACAACAGTATCATTACTCTTTTATTAAACTTTGAATGCATGTTAATTCTCACTGAACATGTCTTTGCTAATGGTGTTTGGACCTCCTTGGAGAGTGtagtttcattctttttttcagcATGACGAAACTCATTTCTCTGCAGAGTTTTCAGGCAAGCAAGATTTCCAATCGCAGCATCACAAATGTGCTCCTGTTAACCCTTGCTGTATTTTCTAgggtaaataactgtaaaatagcCAGTGTTTTGCTGTATCCTCTGGGAACAGTATCTTACTGTAATATGAGGTGCATCTTTAAGAATTTATGCAgctcaaataataaattacagtaaattacttTATGTAGCCATTACAGGTACCAACTGTAACATTAATCAGTAAATTACTGTCCTCCGAAACTACTCGAGTGCATTACGTCACATTATATTGTGAAGTGTACACATATTCAGGCAGAAACCAAGGATTtatgcattaacacacacacgcacgcactgaCTGCCTTATCTAAACGCGAAGGTGTTGCCCCTTGAAGGCAGCCTGGTGGTCAAGTCATTTGTTTACTTTTCAGCGTGTGTCCTTAGTCAACCAGTTGCAACATTTTCACGTTTTAAGCCTTGAAATGGAACCTTCCACAACGAGTAAGTAAACTGTTCAAATATAAGTGAGATTCCTAGAATACTTTATGTGAAGTTAAATCGTTATTATTTTTGCTTGGACTTCCTTTGTTTCCAGAATGCTATATGGTTAGCTGAGTTTTGAGCCTCTCCTCACAACTTTCAGTTACATCCCTTGGTGtagcaaaatatttaattgatcaaaaatttaCCAActcaaattgtttatttatttagtaatatttaattttttcatttaattggtTAGTCAACATTTGCCACAATGTACAGATGCAAACTGTGCAATGTGCCTTTCCAccacatatatgcacatataaaaGGACACCAACATGGAACAAATTTTAAATATGCCTGTGGAATGCAGAAGTGCCCTTGTACATTTAAGAAATACACCTCGTTTAGGTCTCATATGCACAGAAATCTCAGGCAGTCACAAAAACAAGATAACGCTATACATAGGCATCCACAAGCGAACCTCCACTGTCAGGTCCTAGGGTGCATTTGTTGCTTGGAATTTTTCAGAGCTGTGTTTCCACTAGCGAAATTCATATTAGAGATGTTAGAAAAGTTTGCTGTCCAGTTAAAGGCTGCTTGAAATATTTTAGAGTGAGAACATCATTCACCACTCATATATCTTGGAAGCATAAGCagcaacccagacagcaagcaatttcggcccagaaccggcccacatTTGGATTTCAcgcaggccagatgtgggccggttctgggccgaaaTTGCTTGGTGTCTGGGAAGGTCCGGTGCAGCAGTTTAGTCTCCACAAACTGGGTGTGACAGCAACACCAACAGATCAGTCTCTTGATGGTCAACTACCTCCTATAGATCTGTACATTAATAGTGAGGTACCGTCTACATCATCTTTTCAAAGTCACATAAATACTGATgaagaggctttttttttttacataacttgGCTCTGTTTTACCTAAAGATGCAAGGCAAAATGTTGTTACCTGCCAGTACAATTCAATCAATTATCCAGGAATTTCAAGCAGTTCATGTTGATGGAAAGCAGGCCATGCTTGTTAGACTAAAAGAAAAGCTGTTATCTTCATCAGATATACCACCATGTGACATAGACAAAATTGATGAACTAGTTACACAAGATCTTTTAACTTTGTACAATGAGAGTCAGTTAAATTCTGACAAAACCAGAAAACATTTCTTCAAACAAAAGTTTAACTTTGTTGAGCCAAATCAGATATACCTGGGCACTGACACAGCTGGTAAAGGACGCTTTTGTCAGTATGTGCCAGTTAAAGAAACCCTTGCATCTCTGTTTAGGCAAACATTACAATTAGTACAACAAgtcaaaatgtatatacataattaaataaaactattaaaataaacctttttaaagGGAACATTGCTAAGTTTTTGCTGAGTggtctttttttatgttgttttcaagGAAACTTCCACCAAGATGTCAAAAGAGACTGAGCAAACCCTACCACCAAGGCTCATCATGCTTGGTAAGCATAACATATATAGTAAACAACGTATATTGGGTATTTAGGAAACGTTGCCATATGACAGCAGTGTACCACAATGGAAAATGGCCAAAAAAGTAGATTTTCTATTAAATTATGATTatctttttctatttaaattgacATTTCTTTTAGATATTGATAGATTGTTATACTTGGAACTCGTGCAAACCAAAAGTAGGTAGGTTCGTATCATTTAACCTTCAAAATGGtacttaaaagtattattatagtTCTTGCAAACGGACAAAAAAATGTGCTTTTGTACCATATATGGATATCAAATTCATCAACTTTTTATAGTTTTACATCCACAAAGtttccaacaacaaaaacaaatattttcgaAAGTATTTTATACAAGTTAAGTAAATGTATGGCAGCTTGGAACATGCACTAATACCATGTAgaacatgaaaacataaaatacaggTATTACGATAGGCGGCTCCCTGAAGtaaaatgaaaagtgaaagttgtgacatttgccaagtttgGTAACCCATactaacccatccaagtgcacacacacacacagcagtgagaagtgaacacaccatgaaaacacacccggagcagtgggcagctatagatccagcacccggggagcaaatgggggttcaatgccttgctcaagggcacttcattcatgggtattgagggtggaagagagcgctgttcatttacaacctcccacctacaactcctgccaacaCAGAGACTCAAACTGGTGACCTTTGGGTAACTAGTCCAACACTctgaccattaggccacagctggcCCTCAGTGTGGGTTTTTCCAGTCCATCCATGTGCACCCGTCTCAATCCAACTCATGTCAAATTTCATGACATCCCATGAAACTGCAAAAACAGTTCCTTTCAGCTGTGATGCAAAGGTGTAAGTCACATTTGCTGCACTTCATGCAGAGGATCCCCCTGCAACCAGGGTATTTGCACTTCCCTTTCTTCTCCATGACAGGCCAACTCCGTACTCTTCCTATTGCCCTTTCCATAAAATATAGCTGTATTCATTTTCTGAAAAGAAGACATAATTTTgttatgtatacataaatacaactaTACTAAAATAAACACTTCAAATCATTAAATAAGTGTGATAATTTTTTTGATGCTACTATCTATAAAAAATCCCAATGGGGAAATACATTACTGCAATTCCATAGTGGTACAGAGTTGCCATATGGCAACCttgatattttcttaatttactgtaaaactaTGTTAGACAAAATTGATTTATGAATTTAAAAATTTACTAATTTACTTACCAAAGTAACCATGGGATAAGGAGTTTTGGGAGGACATTCAGTTGTCATGTGACTTTAAAACAGCACATCATTGGCTACCTTAAGGCCTACCCTTTTAATTCCCATAGCGTGATATATCGCAGTTTTTTCAGAATAACAAGGAAATTAGTATAAATTAattgttgccatatggcaactcCGTACCATAGAGGGATACGATAAAGTGGATGGTCAGCATTGAGGGGAAAGTGACACATTGCATTGAAGAGAAGCTGGATTTTGCTGCAGCATTTTCTGCGCTTTTTGCTtctatgtttttaatattgagtACCAAGAGTCAGCTAGTGCCACACTTGAGCTAATTCAAAGGTAAGTGTTAAAAATCATCTTGTCCaatcatggttttatttaaagaatGGCTAGTCCAAATACACACGGGAACAAACactcttttgaatttttttttgccaatatgtatttgttgttgtaCTTGGTTCTCATATAcagtttgaatttttaattttactaactgataaaattctaaaatttatgttttatttggttataattttattgtaaatattgattTCTTTAATTTGCTTTTGTATTGAAAATATGTTTGGTGATTTAAGTTACTAAAATACACTggcattgttgtttatttattttacttttgttattatattaaGGAAATAAGAATGCTtgattttgtttataattttatactGTGGTTGTAAGATGTTATTTAGCCAATTCTATAGATAATGTGgttctttttgtgttttgttttgtcattttagtatatgttctgatttgtttaattttgttatatattttatgttatgtatttgtttttcccaaatttattaaatatatttgtatgaacATTTTATATGCATTCTGCAATTTATATGCAGTATTATACTGAGTGGTTTCGTGTCATTACAGTAAATAACTGCCAACACTCCTGCCAGTTTTTCACTGTAActctttatttacagtatataactgGCAACACTGTTGCCAGTTAGTCACTGTTAAAGATTCATTACAGCAATTAGCTGGCAACAGtgttgccagtattttactgcTAAAAAACTGGTAAGGTCTAACAGTGTGTAAATTTTTTAAAACAGGAACATTTCacatcaatatataaaaaaatttacacGTGAAATGTCAAACTTGGGTATCAATTTCAGTACAGGAATAGTTAATCCTTCAAAAAAACCttaaaatactgtcatcatttatttaccctcatgttgtttctgtATGATCTTGAATGATGAACAGTCTTCTAAGGAACACACAAAcagttatattttgaataatctcTGCATGTATGGGACAGCACATAAAcgacataaacataaacataaacagttgacaaaacattttttttttagtatgacAATCAATAATCTTAAACATGGAACATGGAATATTTCAAAAGACaatttaatgcttaaaaaaatgaGAATAAATTATAGTGTCAAAACCGCTTTGAATAATGAACAATTTTACTCACTCAGTAGAGTTTGATTATAtcaaaaataatcattttcaaattaattaaatgaatcccATCCAATTCGAGTGACTCaaatcaacatgatcaaaactcaCCATTCATGCTCTGATGAAATGATTTGGTcacaatacatacaaaaaaacaattactgataTTGCCATTTCAGATTTCGGCAGTTTACAATTGTCTGATTTGACAATATGATGTTACAAAATGCGTAttataaattatgcaaaatatttaagtGGAAAAAATAGGTTGAGAGGaagagattttgagaaatgtcttttTATGTCCATACGTCGTAGGCCTAAGTAACCAAAACTCTGTGGTTAACaaccttcttcaaaatataatattttatgttccacagaaggtttggaacaacatttatGGTGAGTAGgcctaaatgatgacagaattttcattttttacttaacttacGTTATCCCATTGAAAGCATCTGTTCCGCATCATGAGTAGGCTAAAATAAAATTTCTTTGAGGAAAGTTTAGCCGCACacagcacatactgtacatatcattaaaaaacatatgatgttataaaatacatattgtaaATGAGATCAAACATTTAAGTTCGCGAAACGAAGAACACGAATGTGTatatacattctaaatcataaacatcttaaagacatataataaacgcctatttgacatctgataggaaacatccaatatttttataaaaattttggtATTCAAACAGTTGATGAGCACCAATGACTTCCATTGTAGGAATAGAAAtaatacaatggaagtctatggtgcTCAACAACTGTTCGAATACCAAATTTTTTTcctaatatcttcttttgttttcagcagaaaaaaaataattgtatagaTTTGGAAcaagtgagtaaatgacagaaattttattttggaAGTGAACTAATTCTTTAAACATAGTCAGTTATGCCTGTGAacatatattagtatattagttTTAGTATTAGTATATTATATCTGTGAAACAGCATCTCTTGGACATGGCGACGACACACTTCTGACACAACTCAACAAGACACTGTCTCctcttattttattcatttatttgtttgtttaacttTGCAAATCTTTTTCATGTACATTACACACTAAAGGTGTCATGAGTCCGGACCCGGTGTTCCTCCCTCTCACCGCCAGAGGGCGCCACTTCCCCATCTCCCGGACTCATTCACCTTAACACTATACACCTGATTCACTCTGTACACCTGTTGCATCCACtatctcacttacacacacacagctgttcctcatttgttcactagtatatagttttgtctcacacaccactctgcCTGCCTGGATTATTGTATGTTAGTTGTATTACATATGTTTCTAGTGCTTGTGTTATTTCGGCTTGTTCCCTGTggttgtttcttttttgtttttgccgtgtttGCCTTTTAGTTCTCGTTTGTaataaagtgtctcttccctGCACTTGGACCCAGACCTTGCTCTTTCCATGCCGCCGTCTCTACTGCGCCTTGACAAAAGGATGTTGaaaatgcaaaagaaataaaCCCACAAAGTgaccattttaatattttatttacataaatatttacatcttacAGCATCTTATATCAAGTAACCAGCATGTAAATTATCAATATATTTAAGAGCATTTAATATTATTCTAGATACATTCCTTGGAGCTGTTGGAGTATAGAATATTATTTACAGCAGATAATGTTAAACAAGTTCAAAGATGTTATTATGGGATTTGTGAAAACTGTTGACTTTACATTGCTGACAAAAGTCACAGGCCCATACACAAGAGCAAGATTTAAGATGAACAAAACTCACTTTTTCTGAACATTGTCCATTTTCTGGGTGCGGTTGATTTGTCTCTATCTCTGTGTCACTTGAAGCTCAGAATACTCTGTCTCTGAGACATTGTTTGAGAGTTCCTCTGTCTTGTGGCCCGTCTGGAGTTTGGAGAAGTCAATTTCACCATAGTGGAGATCATCAGTTTCTTTCTTCTCGCCATTCTTGCTGATTGCAGTGACATTGTTAGTACAGATAGCCATTGTGTCTCTGTTTCTATCCTCAGCCTGAGTGGGAGAAATTTGAGaaatactgtttttaaatcactttctaTCTGCAGTAAAAGAAGCATTGTTTGTGGAGTTCATACAGTGAGTGAAGTGAATTAGTCTTTAGAAAAATAGCAGAAAACAATTTACTTTTATACAAACAATTTACAACAATGTTCAGTATGACAGTTGCTGTCTTTTCTCAGTAGATTTATTCATATACTCAGAACCATTCAGgaacaattttacattttgtaatgattatgtcactgaatcattcactcatcaACTGaatggttcaaaaacactgattcattcaggaatcaaACAGCTATGTGAATTTATTCTGAACAATTTTTCTTGTTGCGGACAAAACAACTGGCAATATTTAGCTTAAAATTTAAGTTACTCAGTGTCACTTTGTACCTGATCACTTCCAATAACATGGGCCTGTCTTGAAGCCTTtgttctgttgaaaaaaaaaaaacaatgaaagaaaaaaagaacacaattgaaaattcataaattcataaaacagcaattaataaatacaacattaaagACACAAACTACATTCCTGTTATTATCTTTTTACCTCATAGAGTAGAAAAATACAGCAGACAACAGAAAAAAGGCCAAAAGTCCTCCTGTGCAGCCAAATATCACCAGATGAGAGAGTCCACTCTGTCCTAAATTACAAAAGCAAAAGTTCATGAATTATCATCTGAGCATAGAAATACAAAAACTGTGCTTTATTTACCTGTGTGATGAACCTCTTCTGATGACTGATTTCCATATTTATTTTGTGCAGTGCAAAGGTATGATCCTATTTGAGTTTgcgttaaattaattttaattcccCAAGCTATAGGCGTCTCCTCTCCATGTTTATACCAGGTGTAGTTCAAGTCATTTGATGGATTTGTGCTGCTTTTGCAGGTCAAACTCACATTAGTGCCAACAGATGGAGTAATGATGATGTGAGTTTCTTTTGGAGGAACTTTAAGAAAAACACAAGCACATATACGGGGTTAACAAATGATACCTTTTCATTTCATCACATCAAGgatcatttaaaacacaaattatcTTTAAATCTCTTACACAGGACTCGTAGCATCACTATAGTCTCCACAGTTGAGGCATCAGGTGTATTTCTTGGATATGTAGCAGTGCAGGTGATGTTCCTTCTGTTATCTTTGTATGAAACTTTGAAGGTCAGCTTTGAAACCACTGACTGGGTTTTATCAGGTTTCTCCTGTAACTGTGTTGTACTGTGGGCAGATTTAGGGATGTTAGACCAGGATACTGTAGGAGGTTGTTTGGGGCAGGGGGCTTCAGCAGAGCAGATCAGATTGACTGTAGTTTCCTCCATCACTGGCTTACTGAGTTTAAGTTCAGGAGGTTGTGGTGAATCTACAGGGTAAAGATGGCAGACAGCATTATGGAAAACATACATTGCACATGTAAGAAGGGGTGAGGTTTAGCACATTTTACAAAGTGTCAGCTACTACATGCATAAAACCCCCTAACGCCGAAGATACAGTTTTATAATGTTATGGTATTTTTCTAAAATTTTGTTTGTTGACACATACATAGAATGTAAAATTACTATcaatatattatgtaattaatatttacatttcttcTTAAAGTTGGGCAAATTCATCTCTTACTTTGGTGTGTGGATGGTCTGGGATGACATTTACCTCTGACGTTGATCCTCACAGTCTTTTTTGTAACATCTGTACTGGGGTTAAATGTTACTCTGAACACTGGCTCCATTTCCAGTCTGAAGTAATAGAGGTCTGAATGATTCTTCATGATGTTATTGAAGACAGTTGTGCAGTTCCTTTCACTGAGATTTCCAGTTATCTCTATGTCACTGAATCCTCTAATGATGTTTTCACTGCTGTTAAACGCTATAAAACTGTCTTTTTCTCcaaactgtgatttgttttttagcCAGATCCCATAAATAGATTCTGCCTTGTTACGTTTGTCCTCAAAATCAGAGATGTGGAATGTGCAAGGAATCTGCACACAAGAGCCTGTCAGAGCTGTTACTGTCTGAGGCATCACAGCAGAGTAGATATCAGCTGGAACATAAAATACATTAGCCATACAATTACACTTTAAACAtgcattaatattacattaataacaAACTGAGGTCATATATCCTTTACTTTTAGTAGCTAAATTTAAAACCCACTGCAATAGCATTCAAAGTAAACTTGAAGTGTGCTAATAACAGTATTGTGTGcttttaatgcaaataatgaaTGTTTATAAATTATAGGATATATAACCAGATGTACCAATAAGCTGCCTGCAGTCTGAAGTGGGGCTGCACGTGTCACTCCGCCCCATACCTACTCTGGGGTGCCTTTCCCAAAGCCATATAGTTGACAACCTGTTAGCAACTTCGTTGGTGGCAATGAGAAATTGCATTGCAACTAACAAAGCtactaacttagttagcaactggttttgggaaacgctccCCTGATTTGTTTGATCGTCTCTCATAGGCATAGCAtcatgataggaaatgtgtgcaTAGTTGGTGTAGAACAGAGTATGTAGTTTAAAAGCTGAAAACGGTGCAGTGTTACAAAGCCTTGATTATAATGtacagttgtttatttttatcttgtatcactgtctgatttattgaatcacAAGATGTTAGCTGCTGCAAGTGTAATCTTCTGGACCAGTCCAATTCACAAATGAATCACTGGGACATTCTAAAGCGCTTAACGTGAAAGTGTGTGAGTTAGTGcattaaaacagtattttaaaaagatCAAATCAGTAAACAAACTTTTAATAAAGCATTATGAGCCCAAACAGATATGAGCCCAGAATACGAACACAATGCGTTTAATTATGTGTTACGCATTTTCCTCCCATATCCTGATTGACTGTAAATGTCTGAGAATGCTTTATGAAAAAAATTTCTGAGCTTGgtctttttaaaaagcattttaatgcattacgcCACGTTAAGCACGTTAAGTTAATTCAAGGATTTGCATTTATTACTTGGACTGATTCAAGGGTGTAACTTTGGGTCTAACATTGGGGGGCCACGATGACCAAAGGTCCGATGACGTGGCAGTGgtggtaaatcacaacttaaaacttgtttttatattaattgtataAGGTGGTGTGAACACAGatttggataaaatatttgtcattgtttgcagacagtaacaccatccaaacagtgaaaccacataataaataaccgatctacaaacatttctaaattcatgtaaaacacacaatttttttttgtattattattggtaagttaatctattttgtagtctattgttaattctacagtagcctattgaagaatgcaatcatttaaattagttacgttgtttatttgcttcacttaggcactatatttttattattaaatatatctatcttatctcttattaaaataatgcttatgtgtctGCCTGTTCACGTTAACCGTAATAAACAAATcgctaacactttaaaataaggttcattagttaactacattaacattaactaataaggAACTGCACTTATACAGTaattgttcatctttgttcatgttaatttccacattttataatgctttattaaaatcttgttaatattagtttaatgcactgtgaactaacatgaacaaaaaatgaacagctttatttctattaaataaacaaagatgaataaatactgtaacaaatgtatttcttactcattgttatttcatgttagttaatacactaatgtttaataaattaacctTTTTGTAAAGTGTATGAATGTTGTTCTCCCGAGGCATGATGTCGCACATCTGACAAGCCACCG is part of the Carassius gibelio isolate Cgi1373 ecotype wild population from Czech Republic chromosome B24, carGib1.2-hapl.c, whole genome shotgun sequence genome and encodes:
- the LOC128013010 gene encoding myelin-associated glycoprotein isoform X1 yields the protein MSSTLRTLMAGNQITSFIFISSVLVHTHSADIYSAVMPQTVTALTGSCVQIPCTFHISDFEDKRNKAESIYGIWLKNKSQFGEKDSFIAFNSSENIIRGFSDIEITGNLSERNCTTVFNNIMKNHSDLYYFRLEMEPVFRVTFNPSTDVTKKTVRINVRDSPQPPELKLSKPVMEETTVNLICSAEAPCPKQPPTVSWSNIPKSAHSTTQLQEKPDKTQSVVSKLTFKVSYKDNRRNITCTATYPRNTPDASTVETIVMLRVLFPPKETHIIITPSVGTNVSLTCKSSTNPSNDLNYTWYKHGEETPIAWGIKINLTQTQIGSYLCTAQNKYGNQSSEEVHHTGQSGLSHLVIFGCTGGLLAFFLLSAVFFYSMRTKASRQAHVIGSDQAEDRNRDTMAICTNNVTAISKNGEKKETDDLHYGEIDFSKLQTGHKTEELSNNVSETEYSELQVTQR
- the LOC128013010 gene encoding sialic acid-binding Ig-like lectin 7 isoform X2; the protein is MSSTLRTLMAGNQITSFIFISSVLVHTHSGSCVQIPCTFHISDFEDKRNKAESIYGIWLKNKSQFGEKDSFIAFNSSENIIRGFSDIEITGNLSERNCTTVFNNIMKNHSDLYYFRLEMEPVFRVTFNPSTDVTKKTVRINVRDSPQPPELKLSKPVMEETTVNLICSAEAPCPKQPPTVSWSNIPKSAHSTTQLQEKPDKTQSVVSKLTFKVSYKDNRRNITCTATYPRNTPDASTVETIVMLRVLFPPKETHIIITPSVGTNVSLTCKSSTNPSNDLNYTWYKHGEETPIAWGIKINLTQTQIGSYLCTAQNKYGNQSSEEVHHTGQSGLSHLVIFGCTGGLLAFFLLSAVFFYSMRTKASRQAHVIGSDQAEDRNRDTMAICTNNVTAISKNGEKKETDDLHYGEIDFSKLQTGHKTEELSNNVSETEYSELQVTQR